From Candidatus Dormiibacterota bacterium, a single genomic window includes:
- a CDS encoding 4-(cytidine 5'-diphospho)-2-C-methyl-D-erythritol kinase (An essential enzyme in the nonmevalonate pathway of isopentenyl diphosphate and dimethylallyl diphosphate biosynthesis), producing MIVVPAAAKVNLALEVTGRRADGYHDVATVIVALDWHDLVGLRLRPGSGEVWLRLGGPAAEGVPEGPENLAVRAALALVELAGGGLDADLWLEKRLPIAAGMGGGSADAAAVLRAGATLLRRRGLPLPAGEVGAAAAALGSDVPAALAGGAVLATGRGERLRRLPSPALHLAVAVAGASATAAAYAALDEAERRGDGRAARVAERLAAGLPPAGGDCGSALEPAARRASPRLGERLAELRARVAGDWHLTGTGGAAFALAGSAAAAGALAAAATVAGFPARPCRTVAAHPGIDAR from the coding sequence GTGATCGTCGTGCCCGCGGCCGCCAAGGTCAACCTCGCCCTGGAGGTCACCGGCCGCCGCGCCGACGGCTACCACGACGTCGCCACCGTGATCGTCGCCCTCGACTGGCACGACCTGGTCGGGCTGCGCCTGCGCCCGGGCTCGGGCGAGGTGTGGCTGCGGCTCGGCGGGCCGGCGGCGGAGGGGGTGCCCGAGGGGCCGGAGAACCTCGCGGTGCGCGCCGCCCTGGCGCTGGTGGAGCTGGCCGGCGGCGGGCTCGACGCCGACCTCTGGCTGGAGAAGCGGCTGCCGATCGCCGCCGGGATGGGGGGCGGCTCCGCGGACGCCGCCGCGGTGCTCCGTGCCGGCGCGACCCTGCTCCGCCGCCGGGGGCTGCCCCTGCCCGCCGGCGAGGTCGGCGCCGCCGCCGCCGCGCTCGGCAGCGACGTCCCCGCCGCGCTCGCCGGCGGGGCGGTGCTCGCCACCGGGCGGGGCGAGCGGCTGCGGCGGCTGCCATCCCCGGCGCTCCACCTCGCCGTCGCCGTCGCCGGCGCGTCGGCGACGGCGGCCGCCTACGCCGCGCTCGACGAGGCCGAGCGCCGCGGCGACGGCCGTGCCGCCCGGGTCGCCGAGCGCCTGGCCGCGGGGCTGCCTCCCGCCGGCGGCGACTGCGGCAGCGCTCTCGAGCCCGCCGCCCGCCGGGCCAGCCCGCGGCTGGGCGAGCGGCTCGCCGAGCTGCGCGCCCGGGTCGCGGGCGACTGGCACCTCACCGGCACCGGGGGCGCCGCCTTCGCCCTCGCCGGCTCCGCCGCCGCCGCCGGCGCGCTCGCCGCCGCGGCCACCGTCGCCGGGTTCCCCGCGCGCCCCTGCCGCACCGTGGCGGCGCACCCCGGCATCGACGCGAGATGA
- a CDS encoding SLBB domain-containing protein, with amino-acid sequence MAAAVAGLAALLAVAAVLLRAGGGSGAVPVAAPAALGEPLDVPAAAAALVHVSGAVTHPGLYRLSGGARVADAVAAAGGITADADPGRLPDLAAPVHDGRQVNVPFRRTAGSAAGARLDLNTASVDELRDLPAMPAGLAAAIVESRARWGPFAAVSELRTRLGVDAATVAALRPHLLVRR; translated from the coding sequence GTGGCGGCGGCGGTGGCCGGGCTGGCCGCCCTGCTCGCCGTCGCCGCGGTGCTCCTCCGCGCCGGAGGTGGCTCGGGGGCGGTGCCGGTGGCGGCGCCGGCAGCCCTCGGCGAGCCGCTCGACGTCCCCGCCGCGGCCGCGGCGCTGGTGCACGTCAGCGGCGCCGTCACCCACCCCGGGCTCTACCGGCTCAGCGGCGGAGCCCGGGTGGCCGACGCGGTCGCAGCCGCCGGGGGGATCACCGCCGACGCCGATCCGGGGCGGCTCCCCGACCTCGCCGCACCGGTGCACGACGGCCGCCAGGTGAACGTCCCCTTCCGCCGCACCGCCGGGTCCGCCGCCGGGGCGCGGCTCGACCTCAACACCGCGTCGGTCGACGAGCTGCGCGACCTGCCGGCGATGCCCGCCGGCCTCGCCGCGGCGATCGTCGAGTCCCGCGCCCGGTGGGGGCCGTTCGCCGCGGTCTCCGAGCTGCGCACCCGGCTCGGGGTCGACGCCGCCACCGTCGCCGCGCTCCGCCCCCACCTGCTGGTGCGGCGGTGA
- a CDS encoding ATP-dependent DNA helicase RecQ — translation MALAADQLLDGLRLHFGHDHFRAGQREVVEAVRDGRDAMVVMPTGGGKSLCYQLPAVLSEAPTVVVSPLIALMKDQIDALLQLGVEAAALHSNLDAAEQRRIERAYRGGTLRLLYVAPERLVRADLRAMLAERRPARIVVDEAHCISEWGHDFRPDYLRIGEVAAALAPIQLVACTATATAEVRSDVAQRLGLREPFEAVHGFARPNLHLAAERVRDEKAKLERIEQLVDPGDGHTIVYAGTRARAAILATRLQARHPTMLYHAELSAEERTLAQERFATGAVRVAVTTSAFGMGVDIATVRQVIHAGLPLSLEEYYQQAGRAGRDGLPASCVVVHASADRRLPEFFIETAHPDAATVGAVHRSLLEEGYDPGAWRRVISRDPLVRALPDRAGDAVRELLRDAGVIQGGVALPEAAQRLRDVNARVARHRRAAEARFQRFMDYLAGRQCRHLDVVRYFGEEAAAVECGDRCDVCTGAGAAVTGPLLDATPVRQALSAAARLRGRVGLVKLARVLVGSQSRDLAGASSIPTFGALRGWREADVAELLRRLADAGALRVAGVPYPTVDITPQGVEAMRGDRVLEIADPRPGRRPAATSGRSGADTEELDPGAQAVFERLRRWRSEVSRERDLPAYIIFPNSTLAEIARRRPSTPDELREVPGVGEKKLALYAGEVLGVVASLAEAP, via the coding sequence ATGGCGCTGGCTGCCGACCAACTCCTCGACGGGCTTCGCCTCCACTTCGGGCACGACCACTTCCGGGCCGGCCAGCGCGAGGTGGTCGAGGCCGTGCGCGACGGTCGCGACGCCATGGTGGTGATGCCCACCGGCGGCGGCAAGTCGCTCTGCTACCAGCTGCCCGCGGTGCTCTCCGAGGCGCCGACGGTGGTGGTCTCACCGCTGATCGCGCTGATGAAGGACCAGATCGACGCCCTGCTGCAGCTCGGCGTCGAGGCGGCGGCGCTGCACTCCAACCTCGACGCCGCCGAGCAGCGGCGGATCGAGCGCGCCTACCGCGGGGGCACCCTGCGGCTGCTCTATGTCGCCCCCGAGCGGCTGGTGCGCGCCGACCTGCGCGCCATGCTCGCCGAGCGCCGGCCCGCCCGGATCGTCGTCGACGAGGCCCACTGCATCTCCGAGTGGGGCCACGACTTCCGCCCCGACTACCTGCGCATCGGCGAGGTCGCCGCCGCCCTCGCCCCGATCCAGCTGGTCGCCTGCACCGCCACCGCCACCGCCGAGGTGCGCTCCGACGTCGCCCAGCGGCTGGGGCTGCGCGAGCCGTTCGAGGCGGTCCACGGCTTCGCCCGGCCCAACCTCCACCTCGCCGCCGAGCGGGTGCGCGACGAGAAGGCCAAGCTCGAGCGCATCGAGCAGCTGGTCGACCCCGGCGACGGCCACACCATCGTCTATGCCGGCACTCGGGCCCGGGCGGCGATCCTCGCGACCCGGCTCCAGGCCCGTCACCCCACGATGCTCTACCACGCCGAGCTCAGCGCCGAGGAGCGCACCCTCGCCCAGGAGCGCTTCGCCACCGGCGCGGTGCGGGTCGCGGTCACCACCAGCGCCTTCGGCATGGGAGTGGACATCGCCACCGTCCGCCAGGTCATCCACGCCGGCCTGCCCCTGTCGCTCGAGGAGTACTACCAGCAGGCGGGCCGGGCGGGGCGGGACGGGCTGCCGGCCAGCTGCGTGGTCGTCCACGCCTCCGCCGACCGCCGGCTCCCCGAGTTCTTCATCGAGACCGCCCACCCCGACGCGGCCACCGTGGGCGCGGTCCACCGCTCGCTGCTGGAGGAGGGATACGACCCCGGCGCCTGGCGGCGGGTGATCTCGCGCGATCCCCTGGTGCGGGCGCTGCCCGACCGCGCCGGCGACGCCGTCCGCGAGCTGCTCCGGGACGCCGGGGTCATCCAGGGAGGGGTGGCGCTGCCGGAGGCGGCCCAGAGGCTGCGCGACGTCAACGCTCGGGTGGCCAGGCACCGCCGGGCGGCGGAGGCGCGCTTCCAGCGGTTCATGGACTACCTCGCGGGGCGCCAGTGCCGTCACCTCGACGTGGTCAGGTACTTCGGGGAGGAGGCGGCCGCGGTGGAGTGCGGCGACCGCTGCGACGTCTGCACCGGCGCCGGCGCCGCCGTCACCGGGCCGCTCCTCGACGCCACCCCTGTCCGCCAGGCGCTGAGCGCCGCCGCCCGCCTTCGCGGGCGGGTGGGCCTGGTGAAGCTCGCCCGGGTGCTGGTCGGCTCGCAGAGCCGCGACCTCGCCGGCGCCTCCTCGATCCCCACCTTCGGGGCGCTGCGCGGCTGGCGCGAGGCGGACGTGGCCGAGCTGCTGCGGCGGCTCGCCGACGCCGGGGCGCTCCGGGTCGCCGGCGTCCCCTACCCGACCGTCGACATCACCCCGCAGGGGGTCGAGGCGATGCGCGGTGACCGCGTGCTGGAGATCGCCGATCCCCGGCCGGGCCGCCGCCCCGCCGCAACCAGCGGCCGGTCCGGCGCCGACACCGAGGAGCTCGACCCCGGCGCCCAGGCGGTCTTCGAACGGCTGCGCCGCTGGCGCTCCGAGGTGTCCCGCGAGCGCGACCTGCCCGCCTACATCATCTTCCCGAACAGCACCCTGGCCGAGATCGCCCGGCGCCGCCCCTCGACCCCCGACGAGCTGCGGGAGGTGCCCGGGGTGGGCGAGAAGAAGCTCGCGCTGTATGCCGGCGAGGTGCTCGGAGTGGTCGCCTCGCTGGCGGAGGCACCCTGA
- a CDS encoding ComEC/Rec2 family competence protein has translation MSPAVGEGALPAVLVAGALATGVSLAAVGALPAVVPPATALAGGGAGVTAALTTRRPRAWALAAVALLAAAAGMVRGTEAPAATRLPIAAGAVVLVGTVRDAPVGHRAEALVTVDAERLAGAGGEGRVGGGVLAALPGHPDLAAGDRVRLEAAALRLPGERSGPTSAAALQRDGVAAVAVSPRLVRLAHGRPGPARALAALRGRIAATVGAALPPVTATLLLEIAFGIHGTLPPDTAAALRDAGLVHLVATSGLKVAIVIGLLTRLAAGLSLGPRRRLLLIGPAVALYVAIAGGGAAALRSALMAGAALLVHGTGRRLQPLALLAATAALLLAADPGLCADPGFQLSFLGTLGILLLAGPLTARLPGPRWLAEPFAVTVAAQAATVPVMASTFGVLALAAPLANALVIPAVPLLVVLGWAGAAVATAVPALGWAPLAAAGLLISGIGLVARAVAAMPGSALHLGAWPRAWTWALLAGLGAGGLGLVAALRLRLPATITSPSRTQARLAAAAAAVVVAAATLLLLSGPDGRLHLVVLDTGGSEATLVRAGDGATALVDGGSDPTRLLGALGHALPPLTRSLDLVVLSGGDRTTVAGLAGLPGGYRAGAVVVPAAPLGRGAEQAVDGLRAGGATVVRMPAGRPWSWHGTVWRLLVPTPPDRGPVTGAVQVAGGGGVALVLGALPPPGQDELAAVAGGSLAAELLVAPARGAVAPALLAAAHPRLLAVPSARAPRLPSAPGAGVRSTAIDGSLEYVGGPGGLEPS, from the coding sequence GTGAGCCCCGCGGTGGGGGAGGGCGCGCTCCCCGCGGTGCTCGTCGCCGGCGCCCTCGCCACCGGGGTGTCGCTCGCCGCGGTCGGCGCCCTGCCCGCCGTCGTGCCACCGGCGACCGCGCTCGCCGGCGGCGGCGCCGGGGTGACCGCGGCGCTGACCACGCGGCGGCCGCGGGCGTGGGCGCTGGCCGCCGTCGCCCTCCTCGCCGCGGCGGCGGGAATGGTCCGTGGCACCGAGGCGCCGGCTGCGACCCGCCTGCCCATCGCCGCGGGCGCGGTGGTGCTGGTGGGGACGGTCCGGGATGCGCCGGTGGGCCACCGCGCCGAGGCGCTCGTCACCGTCGACGCCGAGCGGCTGGCCGGCGCCGGTGGCGAGGGGCGGGTCGGCGGCGGGGTGCTCGCCGCCCTGCCCGGCCACCCGGATCTCGCCGCCGGCGACCGGGTCCGCCTCGAGGCCGCGGCGCTGCGGCTCCCCGGTGAGCGTTCCGGGCCCACCTCGGCGGCCGCGCTGCAGCGCGACGGGGTGGCCGCGGTGGCGGTCTCCCCCCGCCTGGTCCGCCTCGCCCACGGCCGGCCCGGCCCGGCCCGCGCGCTCGCCGCGCTGCGCGGCCGCATCGCCGCCACCGTCGGCGCGGCGCTGCCCCCGGTGACCGCCACCCTGCTCCTGGAGATCGCCTTCGGCATCCACGGCACCCTCCCCCCGGACACCGCCGCCGCGCTCCGCGACGCCGGCCTCGTCCATCTGGTCGCGACCTCCGGGTTGAAGGTCGCGATCGTGATCGGCCTGCTCACCCGGCTGGCCGCCGGGCTCTCCCTCGGGCCACGGCGCCGGCTGCTCCTGATCGGGCCGGCGGTCGCCCTCTACGTCGCCATCGCCGGGGGCGGGGCGGCGGCGCTGCGCAGCGCCCTGATGGCGGGCGCCGCACTCCTGGTCCACGGCACCGGCCGGCGGCTCCAGCCGCTGGCGCTGCTCGCCGCCACCGCGGCGCTGCTGCTCGCCGCCGATCCCGGGCTCTGTGCCGACCCCGGCTTCCAGCTCTCGTTCCTCGGCACCCTCGGCATCCTGCTGTTGGCCGGGCCGCTGACCGCGCGGCTGCCGGGGCCGCGCTGGCTGGCCGAGCCCTTCGCGGTCACCGTCGCCGCCCAGGCGGCCACCGTCCCGGTGATGGCCTCCACCTTCGGGGTGCTCGCGCTCGCCGCCCCCCTCGCCAACGCGCTGGTGATCCCCGCGGTCCCGCTCCTCGTCGTCCTCGGCTGGGCGGGCGCGGCGGTGGCGACGGCAGTGCCGGCGCTGGGCTGGGCGCCGCTCGCCGCCGCCGGCCTGCTGATCAGCGGCATCGGCCTGGTCGCGCGCGCCGTCGCGGCGATGCCCGGCTCGGCGCTCCACCTCGGCGCCTGGCCCCGGGCCTGGACCTGGGCGCTGCTCGCCGGCCTCGGCGCCGGCGGTCTGGGGCTGGTGGCGGCGCTCCGGCTGCGCCTGCCCGCGACGATCACATCTCCGAGCCGCACCCAGGCCCGGCTGGCCGCCGCCGCCGCCGCGGTGGTGGTGGCGGCGGCCACCCTGCTGCTGCTCTCCGGCCCCGACGGTCGCCTGCACCTCGTGGTGCTCGACACCGGCGGGTCGGAGGCCACGCTGGTGCGCGCCGGCGACGGCGCCACCGCCCTGGTCGACGGCGGCTCCGACCCGACCCGGCTGCTCGGCGCCCTCGGGCACGCCCTGCCGCCGCTCACCCGCAGCCTCGACCTGGTGGTGCTCAGCGGCGGCGACCGCACCACCGTTGCCGGGCTCGCCGGCCTCCCCGGAGGCTACCGCGCCGGTGCGGTGGTGGTGCCCGCGGCGCCGCTGGGCCGGGGCGCCGAGCAGGCGGTCGACGGGCTGCGCGCCGGCGGCGCCACCGTGGTGCGGATGCCCGCCGGCCGGCCGTGGAGCTGGCACGGCACGGTGTGGCGGCTGCTCGTCCCCACACCTCCGGACCGGGGCCCGGTCACCGGCGCCGTGCAGGTGGCCGGCGGCGGCGGCGTCGCGCTCGTCCTCGGGGCGCTGCCGCCGCCCGGGCAGGACGAGCTCGCCGCGGTCGCGGGCGGCTCGCTCGCCGCCGAGCTGCTGGTCGCCCCGGCGCGCGGCGCGGTCGCACCGGCTCTGCTCGCCGCCGCCCATCCCCGGCTGCTCGCCGTCCCCAGCGCACGGGCGCCACGGCTCCCCTCGGCGCCGGGGGCGGGGGTGCGCTCCACCGCGATCGACGGCAGCCTCGAGTACGTGGGCGGCCCCGGCGGCCTGGAGCCGTCGTGA
- the holA gene encoding DNA polymerase III subunit delta, which translates to MAAPAELLLVHGEERFLVDREARAWLAAARAASASDFSVEVIDAPSRLDGLRRSLIEVPFLDARRHLLVRDPPQLSERPRRGADSAEVLAGALETRAPTTSVCLVAHTKVSAANPVLKMVQRLRGRISEHPQPRGRELRAWVERRVAERRLRLPRGAVDHLLLVVGADLGRVENELDKLAAHSGDGAVPTLDQVRTLAGGLEQLAAWDIVDRLLTPPHVRGAAALDAMIDDGVAPLYLLSVVAGQLREVLAAAEVLSGGGGAAAVAGRLGLPPWRAERLARWAGRVSPDLLVDWLRELQRLDAGVKAGELDDASGLRSFALRACGELVAGGRRR; encoded by the coding sequence ATGGCCGCCCCCGCCGAGCTGCTGCTGGTCCACGGCGAGGAGCGCTTTCTCGTCGACCGCGAGGCACGCGCCTGGCTGGCCGCCGCCCGCGCCGCCAGCGCCAGCGACTTCAGCGTCGAGGTGATCGACGCCCCGTCGCGCCTCGACGGGCTGCGCCGGAGCCTCATCGAGGTGCCCTTCCTCGATGCCCGCCGCCACCTCCTGGTCCGCGACCCTCCCCAGCTCTCGGAGCGGCCGCGGCGCGGGGCCGACAGCGCCGAGGTGCTGGCCGGCGCCCTCGAGACCCGGGCGCCGACCACCTCGGTCTGCCTGGTCGCGCACACCAAGGTCAGTGCCGCCAACCCGGTGCTCAAGATGGTGCAGCGGCTGCGCGGGCGGATCTCCGAGCATCCGCAGCCGCGCGGCCGCGAGCTGCGCGCCTGGGTCGAGCGCCGGGTGGCGGAGCGGCGGCTGCGCCTGCCCCGCGGGGCCGTCGACCACCTCCTGCTGGTGGTCGGCGCCGACCTCGGGCGGGTGGAGAACGAGCTCGACAAGCTCGCCGCCCACTCCGGCGACGGGGCCGTCCCCACCCTCGACCAGGTCCGCACCCTCGCCGGCGGGCTCGAGCAGCTCGCCGCCTGGGACATCGTCGACCGGCTGCTGACCCCGCCTCACGTCCGCGGGGCCGCCGCCCTCGACGCGATGATCGACGACGGGGTCGCACCCCTGTACCTGCTGTCGGTGGTCGCGGGCCAGCTCCGCGAGGTGCTGGCGGCGGCGGAGGTGCTCTCCGGGGGTGGGGGCGCCGCGGCGGTGGCGGGCCGGCTGGGGCTGCCCCCCTGGCGGGCCGAGCGGCTGGCGCGGTGGGCGGGCCGGGTGAGCCCGGACCTGCTCGTCGACTGGCTCCGCGAGCTGCAGCGCCTCGACGCGGGGGTCAAGGCGGGCGAGCTCGACGACGCCTCGGGGCTGCGCAGCTTCGCCCTGCGCGCCTGCGGAGAGCTCGTCGCGGGTGGGCGGCGGCGGTGA
- a CDS encoding MurT ligase domain-containing protein — MRPDPRLGAAVLAGKLAATASRGLGRGGGTTIPGDVALAIDPEVLAKLGATLPRGSVLVTGTNGKTTTTGLIAAVLEAAGERVLTNASGANLVFGLVAAAVAQARPLGGARTDRAVFEVDELSLERAVIALRPRLVVVLNLLRDQLDRSGELATTARRIGEGLRRLPPDAQIVANADDPLVVAQCEGLPGVVYIGIDADEQLLDGVPHAADARTCPRCAAPLHFDRVVLAHCGSYRCTRCDFARPRPAVAVRRIAATGLDSQRLELDDGTELGAAVGGVYNAYNLVAAHAAAISLGVSPATVAAAVAGFRPRFGRMERLQLHGRELRILLAKNPAGLDVVLRTADELGHARTYLIAINDLVADGRDVSWLWDVDFERLARSPLRPHVIASGRRAHDLAVRLKYAGLAAEQVTVEPDPAAALRLAAGRAEPGDEVMVVPTYTAMLELRAVAQRAGAVGAFWEEAR, encoded by the coding sequence ATGAGGCCCGACCCCCGGCTCGGCGCCGCCGTGCTCGCCGGCAAGCTCGCCGCCACCGCGAGCCGCGGGCTGGGCCGGGGCGGGGGCACGACGATCCCCGGTGACGTCGCCCTCGCCATCGACCCCGAGGTGCTCGCCAAGCTCGGCGCCACCCTTCCCCGGGGCAGCGTGCTGGTCACCGGCACCAACGGCAAGACCACCACCACCGGGCTGATCGCCGCGGTGCTCGAGGCCGCCGGCGAGCGGGTGCTCACCAACGCGAGCGGCGCCAACCTCGTCTTCGGCCTGGTGGCGGCCGCGGTGGCCCAGGCCCGTCCGCTCGGCGGCGCCCGCACCGACCGCGCCGTCTTCGAGGTCGACGAGCTCTCCCTGGAGCGCGCCGTGATCGCGCTGCGGCCCCGGCTGGTGGTGGTGCTCAACCTGCTCCGCGACCAGCTCGACCGCTCCGGCGAGCTGGCCACCACCGCGCGCCGCATCGGTGAGGGGCTGCGCCGCCTGCCGCCGGACGCGCAGATCGTCGCCAACGCCGACGACCCCCTGGTGGTGGCGCAGTGCGAGGGGCTGCCCGGGGTGGTCTACATCGGGATCGACGCCGACGAGCAGCTCCTCGACGGCGTCCCCCACGCCGCCGACGCCCGCACCTGCCCGCGCTGCGCCGCCCCGCTGCACTTCGACCGGGTGGTTCTGGCCCACTGCGGCAGCTACCGCTGCACCCGCTGCGACTTCGCCCGGCCGCGCCCGGCGGTCGCGGTGCGGCGGATCGCCGCCACCGGGCTCGACAGCCAGCGGCTCGAGCTCGACGACGGCACCGAGCTGGGCGCCGCGGTGGGCGGCGTCTACAACGCCTACAACCTCGTCGCCGCTCACGCCGCGGCGATCAGCCTCGGGGTGAGCCCCGCCACCGTGGCCGCCGCGGTCGCGGGCTTCCGCCCCCGCTTCGGGCGGATGGAGCGGCTGCAGCTGCACGGCCGCGAGCTGCGCATCCTCCTCGCCAAGAACCCCGCCGGGCTCGACGTGGTGCTGCGCACCGCCGACGAGCTCGGCCACGCGCGCACCTACCTGATCGCGATCAACGACCTGGTCGCCGACGGCCGCGACGTCTCCTGGCTCTGGGACGTCGACTTCGAGCGGCTCGCCCGCTCGCCGCTGCGGCCGCACGTGATCGCCTCGGGGCGGCGCGCCCACGACCTGGCGGTGCGCCTGAAGTACGCCGGCCTGGCCGCGGAGCAGGTGACGGTCGAGCCCGACCCCGCGGCGGCGCTGCGCCTGGCCGCGGGCCGCGCCGAGCCCGGCGACGAGGTGATGGTGGTGCCCACGTACACCGCGATGCTCGAGCTCCGCGCCGTCGCCCAGCGCGCCGGCGCGGTCGGCGCCTTCTGGGAGGAGGCGAGGTGA